From the genome of Geobacter sp. SVR, one region includes:
- a CDS encoding metalloregulator ArsR/SmtB family transcription factor produces MNQKEKTELPACTLKPTLEERSLITSTESGELVALFKVLANETRLRLLHALARAGELCVTELAAAVGMKPQAVSNQLQRLADRGIIMSTRQGNNIYYRVADPCALSLLSLGFCLVEEAKQRVGGL; encoded by the coding sequence ATGAATCAAAAAGAGAAAACGGAACTACCTGCTTGTACCCTCAAGCCCACCCTGGAGGAACGGAGTCTGATTACTTCCACGGAGAGTGGAGAACTCGTAGCTTTGTTCAAAGTTCTCGCCAACGAGACACGGCTTCGTTTGCTTCACGCCTTGGCTCGCGCGGGAGAGTTGTGTGTGACGGAGCTGGCGGCTGCCGTGGGGATGAAGCCACAAGCTGTTTCCAATCAGTTGCAACGCCTTGCTGACCGAGGCATCATCATGTCCACCCGACAAGGAAACAACATATATTACCGTGTAGCTGACCCGTGTGCGCTCAGTCTCCTCAGCCTCGGTTTCTGCCTTGTCGAGGAGGCCAAGCAGCGCGTCGGCGGATTATAA